The Maledivibacter sp. genomic interval CTCTTTGAGTGACAATTTCTCCATTGACTTTCACTAATCCTTCTTTAATCAATATTTTTGCTTCTCCACCAGACCCTACTATATTGGAAAATTTTAGAAGTTGATCTATTCTTATATATTCTGTTTCAATCAGAATTTCCTTCAAAGCTATACCTCCTCAATATATATAATAAT includes:
- a CDS encoding RNA-binding S4 domain-containing protein, which translates into the protein MKEILIETEYIRIDQLLKFSNIVGSGGEAKILIKEGLVKVNGEIVTQRGKKIRNDDVVEFEDIKFKVINKL